The sequence ggtaaacaagcccatatttggttgagccaactgttgcaaatgggagcacctatgaacataggccaagtggcaggagtagattggctattgcaggagtataaaagtgtatgaattcggctcaagaaaaagaaaaagaaaaaccatggttttataacaataaggtccttattaaattgctgaaggaagattcctgtgtcgtgctttcttgcgggcgagggacacgacaagtacaaggctaggaaagttatgtccagttaaTTCTACTCTCCTTCTTTAGTCCCCTCTCCCATCTCTTCTTTTAGCTTCCATTTGTCTAAccaatggatttctattcttcccctccccactctcccttgttgtgggttagcatccatgtATCTTAGAgcacattcagcctttggtttttgggggactggcttatttaacttagcatattttaaagacaaacCAGGTTTTCTATTCAGAGTCTGTCAAAACAAAGTGACTGAAGTTATTTATCAAGAGGTCCAGGGTTAGGATATTGTTTCCAATTGACCAAGAAGGAAGACCTCTTGCTAGATGACCCTAAAACCCCgtccttcttctctccctgtgTAACCCtacaactttttaattaaaatggtgCATTGTTGGTCATTGAATACTGAAGATTTATTGTAAtgatatttcttgttcttttcattaAAACCACTTATAATTATAGGTGGCAGAATCATGTTTACACTGTATTAAGACACCATTTGCTTTGGAGTTGATTAGCTTGCTAGAGTCAGTAGGGCTGAGTGTTACATAGCCTTTGTTTCTCTTACAATTTCACCTTAAACATGATCTATGTATGCTACTCtcccaaattttcttttccttattgaaTGGAAACAATGTTTTTTACAAGTCAGTCTTTCTGCTTTACTATGAGATTTATCTTTCCCACTCTTCCTCACCCTCGAAAAACAGGATGACAGATGGAAAGCCCCAGATGACTCCCTGACCTAGTGCTAATGAAGGCTATTAGGAAATCCTCATCATTGCCCCTGAAAGGAAATTTCTAGGTGGGATATGGTCACAGGTTATACCAGGGGAAGTGAAATGGGTAGGCTTTATTTTCATTGTTCCCATCTTGGAGGCCCACTCACAGGGTGGATAAGCACAGCTTACCGTGAAGCCATAATAAGGAATGCTGAAGTACTGAAGCCACTGGAAGTTAGGTGTCATGATTTTAAGGATTGACAGGCCCAAAAATATCTAGgcaaagaaaaaagtatgaattAGAACAATCCAGGGATTTCAGGAAGAACTGTAGAGAAGATGCTTCCCAAGAATTCTACAACCTTCTAAACATTTCTGCTAGGAATAACTCTTGAAATTCTGTGCCCTTATTCTAAACATTAACCTTCCATTGCATGTGTAAGCCTCTGCATGGCTACGGCTGTTTATAGTTTTAAGTTAAGGAAAATATTCTGTAATCTATATTATACAGTCCACTTATTTGAAAGATCATTAATGGTAAATATTTAGTCCTCAACTTCCTCTGCAACTGTACACAATGATAGATTAAGAAATGTGCTTGTCTCTTGTTATCCGAAGAAGACCAACTCTAGGACTCATGCATACAGATACACAAATCTacagatgttcaagtccctttattttcaaatagcttAGTACTTGCATGTAGTCCCAAGTAAATAccttatactttaaatatatgtatcctttatattttaagtcACCACCACGATTCTTATAATGCCTAATAGCACAGAAATTCTATGTATGTAGTTTATACCATAGACATATGACCATATACATTATATAGCTTAGGgaataattaataaaaaggaaaaattgtacATATTCCATACAGACACAATTCTAGTTTGTACATGTTCTGTTTGTGGTTGTTTGCATCTTCCAATGCAGAATGCATGTATTTGAGGGGCTGACTGTATTCACTATTCTAATTATACTCCTATCATGTGTTTCAAGCTTCAGGTTACCCAAAGCCTAGGACTGATAAACACCACAATGCTGTGTAGTGCAGCAGAAAACATGGTCCATCCCTGTATTTAAAGCTATGAAAAAGCAATATTGCAATGCTGATTCAGGAAGGAATGTTGGAGATGAACGAGAGACAGCTAAGCCCTCCTAACACTTGTGCTAACTGGTACAAGGTGGTGTGCTGGGATATGCCCAATGATGACAGTGCTGgtgaagcaagaattaaagacaggcagtcagtgtagataggTAACCTCATTGGATCCTAAAAATGGAGGCCAGTTtcagtctgggaagttggagatcACCCCTGGGAGTTCGGAATTTTAATGCCTCCCAAGCCCTTTGACTTCCAAGATTACCTGCCTCTATTGCCCCTCTCAGAAGGTTGTTAGTGGAGCACACCCTGAGCAGACAGGGAGTTGCTAAGTAATGCCCCCAGGGGTGCCACTAACTTAGGCCCACATCactccaccttggcccttccagcccatctgcttctcaccttttgatcatcccaccagcatctccttgGCCTTGTCAGGTAtgtaggaaggagagagataagggggaagagggaaggagaacaaagaaaacctaaatGTATAAAAGGGGTGGGATGCTCTCACTTCTGGGCATTCCAGAAGTGAGagccctcttctccctccagggagaagtctgtgttactactttttaaaataaaactttctttctgTGCTTGCCTTGGATATTTCagtaatgttcaaacttcaacatttgaggaagcagaacacTTCATGGATAACCGGTACTATCACTGGTGTGCCTGCAAATATCTGACTTGACCTAACAAGTGCCTGGTGTATAACATGgcatctctgaaaaaaaatgcaattttataaCTGGCTTataaaattctaccaaaaaaaactttaaaaaaaatcaaagtatcaaataaataaaaaaactttatttattaaagtacATTTCCTTTACAGTagatgaaatataaataagacaTCACTCAATCatatttattgataattgccaaattcagaaacaaaagaactaaacGTGCCAAGTCATGCTTCAATGTctatgccaaaatgaaccccaatattatgggtaactataataaaaaaataaaaaaattattatttataaaaaatttaacaaagagtATTTGCTCCTTAAGTGTCACTGAAAGACATCTCTTTCTTCTGTAGGCTGAGCATGTCTGTATACCTGATTTTGTGGAGGGGCAAATGTGGCAATAGATTCTGTTTATCTGTTGATTCATCTATGTTTCTGCAAAGGTTGGGAGCATGAAAGATTAAGactaagtaaacatttttttttaaaaaaaagataaatcagaaatATATTATATAAGAGATTCTCAGGATCTGGACAATTGGTGACCTAATACTATGGACGTCAGaatttttcactgatttttaaaacattttcagagtAAGAGATGCCCACGCTAGACACCCTGGTATAAGAGGCATGCACACTAGACCCTCTGTTACACTTCTCATGGAGCTTCACTTTCACCCTGGGGAGTAGTGAATCCTACCAAACCATCTCTGCTGGTTAAACAGCTGGCAGCTCCCTGACACCAGCATGAAAGGCAGGCAGAGAGCCTGTGGTTTTTGTGAGGGAATCTGTCAATAATTCTGATTTTCGACATTTCAATTTATCAAGGTTTTAGATGTCACCAAGAAATCTCTTTCAAAAGCTCATTAGTAAGGACAGAGAAACTAATTTAAGTAACTAtgttagaaattagaaaaaagaatggaTAAGAGCAAAGTGGTACATTCTCTAAAATTAACCATAAAAATAAGCACCAGAGTCCCTTGCTCAGAATCCACAAAGCAGGATTTACATAACAGGAGGGTGCAGGAGAAACAAGGGGAAAAATTTGTCCCAGAGAAAAACAGTTCACACTCACCATCGTAAATGCAAAATAGACGTTCATAACACATCTTTGGAAATTGATGTCACTATGACCTGCTGCTACAGCCAGGGTCATAGAAATGGATGAAAAAGCCACCATCATGAGGGTGAAGATCATGATAAAGAAGGTCTCCACCACTAGTTTTGTTCCTTAAAGAAAAGAAGGGATTAGTTTAGCTGTGTAGCTCCCTGAATATGTGGGAATATTTATTGTGCCAATATCAGGATACTATGGAGAAAACAGTAACAGAACAAACAAGTCACCCACTATCCCAACTCCCTGGGTCACCACTTTCATTGTTTCCTTCCACATAACTGAAAATGGGTATCTTTATAATTAAGTCCTCATAGACAGATTGCCTCATGGCTCTGGGATTCAGAATAGGACGGTTATGTTtcttaaactatttaaaatgatCATGAGCTAATAATGTTCTCTGTCATATGAGCTGAAGATTTGGGAACAGCTGCAAGAACGCTGATCAGGAGCCTCGGGCTCTAGATTCCATGCCTAATTTTATGACATacctatttgtaaaatgaaaggtTTCAGCTCTATCTGTGGTTCAAATTGCATACTGCTCTGTCAAAGACGCTTGTGGTGTGTGTGAacgtgtgtgtgttggggggggggtaccagtGAAACATATAAAGTAATGATTCAGTGAGCCTGGGGGTAAGCCAGAGCATAATTTACAAATGATATTGTCTACTTTATCAAACAAGTAATTTCACTAAACCAACAAACCCCAAAGTCACCATCTTCCTCTCATTAGAAAAGTGAAAAGGGAGAGAATATGTGTGTACCATGAGTTTTTTACCTGTCTCTACATGGCTCTACAGATATTAGAGATATTACTGCCTATCTATATTTTATCTCTATATTGAGATAcatgtagagagagagaaaaaaattgtacaaataGGCAATAACTATCCTGACTCCTCTAGCACAGTTtcaaatagttttataaatttggTCAATGTTTGTGTAAGACCCACAGCATCAGTGTAGTTTTATAAGTGGCAATAAGTACATTATAGTTTTATAAGTAGTTTTTAAAGTTCAGTTGGGAAAAGTGTAGAGTACAGTGTCCACATTAAACATCTATTTTAAAGAGTACAAAATTGATATGTTTTTCTTCCGTATAGCCTGTTTTGCAGGTTTGGGACCCAAAAATAAGTTTGCAAAAAGAAGTTAACTTCTCCACATATCCAAGACTAAAGACACATCCTCTTTTCTTGATACTTACCGGCTATGAAgtatatggtaaaaataaatataaaacttggCAATAACCTGTTGAGTAGTAAATCAGGCAGAAGATTTCCAAAGAAATAAGGTGACACTCCATAATATCCACTGAAAGACTCATGTCTACAGAACAAAGATATATGTCACACATGCCAGGTTAGTTTAAACAGGCACAGCCCAGAGGAGATGCTGCTGTGCAGACTCCTGTTGCCACCAGTTCTAACCCTGCAGCTGCCCATAGGCTCCACGCTGGTCCCCAGGTCTTTCCCCATCTCAGGTGCAGCCTTCCAGGGTCATTAGCCCCATGGGGCTCTTCCTGGGATCCTTCCTCATGACAGAACCCTTCCTGCTGCCACCCACTCAGGTCCCACATACTCCCCCCCAACCCAGGGACAGAAAGTCTACATCTCCTTACTCTCCTCAGAGATTCTCCTTCGTCTCTGAGTCTGGTTCTGCCTGAGGATCACAGAAAATGCTAATCTCAGTAGTAACAGAGGTTTTTCTTCTCCCCGCTTCTGAAAGTGAAGGTGATGTTATACTCTAAGCCTCTAATGTAGCTGAAGTTCCTAGaaactctttttaattatattctcatgttaaaacaagaaaatgatttctttcttcaatgatcCTGCCTTCCAACAAGACACCCTTGTCAGATACCAAATCTTAATCTTTTCTCTTCCTAGAACCTCTCTTTCCAAATTCCAAACTCTTCCAGGAGTATCTTCATTCCTTCCCTCTCTGGTGATTCCTGTCCTGGGCATGTAGGCATGGGCAAACCTCCTCCATCTTTGAAGATACAAGGAACGAAACCATCCTGCTCTTTCTTGTAAGCCTGTCCTCTGGCTCTCTCCTCTCTGATCCACCAAGGGCTATGCTTGGCCACATACTTTATCAACTTAAATCCCCCcttcattttgctgcataaaTATTTCCCAAAGCCCCTGAAAGTTTCCTTGAGAAGAATCATTATGACCTATTACtttctaaaaacaaaagatatttctCAACCCCTTTATTCCTCACTTTCTCtctaaaaacaaaagatatttctCAACCCCTTTATTCCTCACTTTCTCTGAAGAATTGGGATTTGTTGGCCATACCCTATCCTAGATATTTCCTTTCCCTTGGTAGCAGGCCTCACATACTCTTGATTTTCCCCTCCATTTGAGACTGCTTTTCTCAATTAACATTGGTAATCCTCATATATACTTCAAAAGTGTGTGTTgtatgtgataaatatataaaatctaaaagtcaatttaaaacatACGAAATGGAGGAGAACtgtaaaggaaagaaatcttGCAGTAATCCTCATTATCAAATCTTTGGCCTAGTTGTGGATATGACCAGTTTGCCCACCAGCCAGCAACGCCCCTTTTCTGAACAGAGGCTAACTCACAGAAACTGCTTCTTCTGGAACATGAAGAGATCCCCTGCTGATATGCTGCTGCGACACTGGTAGGCCATCAGGAAAAAGAGCATCAATGTTCTGTGAGGACAGAATGGTAATAAAAGTATCTCAGTCAACTCAGTACTCTTAGATGGGTTTCTTCCCACAGAATGCCTTCCAGAAATAATGTACtactaaagatattttttttaaaggtagaactCTTAAGGTTTAAATAGACAGGAAATCACAATCCATCAGGTCTCACCGTGTGTCTCCTCAGAGGTGCCCCAGTTACTCCGCACTATAGCACATATTGAAATTTCTGTGTGGACTGCTGTGCACTGCCTTGTAGTccttaaaattcatatgctgaaaaaaTAACCCCCAATGTGCTACAGGAGGTAGGTCCTTGGTGGGTAATAAGGTTTAGATGAGGTCACCAGAGTGGAGACCCATGATGGGAATGGCGCCCTTCTAAGAGGAAGAAACACCGGACCCTCTGTGCCATGAGAGATGCAGAGTGAGGGCACCATCTACAAGCAGAGAGGGACCTTCACCGGAGCTCGACCTGCTGGAAGGGATCTCTGACCCCAGACTTCCAGACTCTAGATCTGAAGTAAAACAAAGTTTTGTCAAGTAAGTCACCAAATCTAAGGTGCTTTGCTATGACAGCTTGAGCTAACACTTAGGTCATAAAGATACTCTCACCTTCAACTTCACTCACAAAAATGCTGAGTATCATTCCTAACACATGAAGAGAAACATTAAGTTAAAGAAGCTCCAAAGGGTTAAGGTATTCAATTATCTAGTTTTGTTTTAAAGTGAAGTAAGAAGAGAGTAAGGCTCATGGAATTAAAATGCCAGACAGCAGAGGGTTCCGACTCATGACCACCAGAAAGCCTGGACACCATCCTTGATGTGGGACAATCACCTTCCTATGGGGTTTCCAAAgcgataataaaataaatcaaactgatactttttgataataaaaatcaGTTTGATCACCTGTATGAAGACTATTAATATGTATACGTTAGTAAAATAACTGAGAGTTAGGAAGGAAAGTATTCAGTTAGTTTACACTTCAACATAAATAAGGACTTCTTGGGAGCTTACAAACATCCTTGAAATAGGGATGGGCTTCCCTGCCCAACCAGACAACTAAACTGACATTCAGGAAATTAGTGTGAACATATAAAGAGAGGATGTGCGCATCATTCAGGagagtatttttcaaaatgtaaacaaaagtgAACAATTCCAACTACCTTAAAAGTAAGAGTCcacagacatttttttctcattccacaTGACAAGGTTTATTTGAAACCTATATATCATCCACACTTTTACCAGCCCAtatatttgttatagcaacagctATCCTCCATAGAACAGCAAGTGAACTTCACTTTATTCAGGTGTATTGTGTGAATGTGTGAtttcctttgaaataaatatatcacCTCAATCAACCACGTAAGGCCACACTATTCCACAACTGCTTCGAATTGACTGAAAATTATGGACAGCTTGACTTCTCTACATAGGTATTTTCTTACATGTAAAGAATGAAGAACTAATGGTGCAGGATGTTTTAAATATCAGAGTTCATGCAATAAttaaaaggaatggaaaataacCAGACCTAAGAGACAGAGAGCTATATGACCTTTAGTACATTATAAACCTAATATCTAGCTGAATGTCAAATTCAAAACCATGGGACAGAgaatttcaattaaatttataGTCTCACATTTAACAATACAGAAATATTCATAATTCTGAAACAGGAGATAGTGAAATTCCTTCTTCTACAGATGATTTACTCTATAAGAAACAGTTTGTATTAATGCATCCAGTGCCTTTCAGGGTGGCAATCCAAGTGTCATATCTAAATATAAATCtgatttattcttatttctaaattGACAAATTATACTCTTACATTTGTGGGGCACAAAATGATATTATGCTTCAAAAATACAATACTAGCTGGGTGTGGTACTGCACACCTTTATTCCCTGGGACTCAGAGGCTGAAgtaagaggatctcaagttcaaggtcagtcatAGCTatttaaggaggccctaagcaactgagtgagactcttgtctcaaaataaaaaataaaaaggcctggggatttagctcagtgatagagtacccctggagaatataatgcaaaagaataataaaatgactaTTATGAAGATATCCATTACTTCAA comes from Sciurus carolinensis chromosome 10, mSciCar1.2, whole genome shotgun sequence and encodes:
- the LOC124994222 gene encoding broad substrate specificity ATP-binding cassette transporter ABCG2-like: MANKSQFFRERTKLVVETFFIMIFTLMMVAFSSISMTLAVAAGHSDINFQRCVMNVYFAFTMIFLGLSILKIMTPNFQWLQYFSIPYYGFTALQHNEFWGRNFCPSLNTTHGNICPGYVICSGEEFLKTNGYLTGI